One Sphingomicrobium sp. XHP0239 DNA segment encodes these proteins:
- a CDS encoding ATP-dependent DNA helicase: MTDRLPFPALHATHAGMWIADGEGRVRSVGRGEALQRAAATPHLLLNAPMVGERLGSADLSGLDLLELFAFVHPARFVVPTVTGLQRHCGLEASDDPEQAAADLGRIGAALLAAMEAPDWAEREGAWTVARALGRHGWSWWQLVGARLKTPGEMERSLFSRLPEWDEEARPDPPRTVRVDEVESLTRLSNLLGPDAEGREGQRAMAAQIAPVFDPRPREGQPNMLLANAGTGIGKTLAYLAPASVWAEKSGGTVWVSTYTKALQRQLDAEGPRIEPNDERRKERIVVRKGRENYLCLLNLEDAMQGGFQGRAAVLAQLVARWAAYSKDGDMVGGDLPGWLPSLFRRAGATALTDRRGECVYAGCAHYRQCFIERAERAGRHADLVIANHALVLVNAARQRPDSPTRIVFDEGHHLFDAADSTFSAALTGREAIELRRWIVGPEGKHRGRRRGLSARLMDLASYDEEGAQAIDQIVEAAQALNSEGWPQRVAERDPWGPFEKLFVAVRDTTYARAKAQDAGYGLETALVDPDGALVEAASGALEALEALAKPMAALSRRLEAVLEAAPDWLDAPARARVEGAIHSLGWRREEVAGWIAMLARIGGPADPDFVDWLAVARVEGREYDVGLHRHWLDPTRPLAKAVIEPAHGVLVTSATLKSGEGEWDEARARTGADHLETPVRTFEAKSPFDYAAKTQVLVVTDVGRDNVAALAGAYARLIEAAGGGTLGLFTAIKRLRAVHARIADRLARAGLPLFAQHVDPIDTGTLVDMFRDDPRASLLGTDALRDGVDVPGDSLRLVVMERVPWPRPTVLHAARRLANGGSAYDDRVVRAKLAQAYGRLVRRQGDGGTFVLLSAASPSRLMTAFPEGVSVDRVPLDEAIARIEDLRAVRHPVREGADADA; encoded by the coding sequence GTGACCGACCGCCTGCCCTTTCCCGCGCTGCACGCCACCCATGCCGGCATGTGGATCGCCGATGGCGAGGGCAGGGTGCGCAGCGTCGGTCGGGGCGAGGCGCTGCAGCGGGCCGCCGCGACCCCGCACCTGCTTCTGAACGCCCCGATGGTGGGCGAGCGATTGGGCAGCGCGGATCTATCGGGCCTCGACCTGCTCGAGCTGTTCGCCTTCGTCCATCCGGCGCGCTTCGTGGTCCCGACGGTGACGGGATTGCAACGGCATTGCGGGCTCGAGGCGAGCGACGACCCCGAACAGGCCGCCGCCGATCTCGGGCGGATCGGGGCCGCGCTGCTGGCGGCGATGGAGGCGCCCGACTGGGCCGAGCGCGAGGGCGCGTGGACGGTCGCGCGTGCCTTGGGTCGGCACGGATGGAGCTGGTGGCAACTGGTCGGCGCACGTCTCAAGACACCGGGCGAGATGGAACGCAGCCTGTTCTCGCGTCTGCCCGAATGGGACGAGGAGGCACGTCCCGACCCGCCGCGCACCGTGCGCGTCGACGAGGTCGAGAGCCTTACCCGGCTGTCCAACCTGCTCGGTCCCGACGCCGAGGGCCGCGAGGGCCAGCGCGCGATGGCGGCGCAGATCGCGCCCGTTTTCGACCCCCGCCCGCGCGAAGGGCAGCCCAACATGCTGCTCGCCAATGCGGGAACGGGGATCGGCAAGACGCTCGCCTATCTCGCCCCCGCCAGCGTGTGGGCGGAAAAATCCGGCGGAACCGTCTGGGTGTCGACCTACACCAAGGCGCTGCAACGCCAGTTGGACGCGGAAGGGCCGCGGATCGAACCCAACGATGAGCGCCGTAAGGAACGCATCGTGGTGCGCAAGGGGCGCGAGAATTACCTGTGCCTCCTCAACCTCGAGGATGCCATGCAGGGCGGATTCCAGGGACGCGCGGCGGTGCTGGCGCAGCTGGTTGCGCGCTGGGCTGCCTATTCGAAGGACGGGGACATGGTCGGGGGCGATCTGCCCGGCTGGCTCCCCAGCCTGTTCCGCCGTGCGGGCGCCACCGCGCTGACCGACCGGCGCGGCGAATGCGTCTACGCCGGATGCGCCCACTATCGCCAATGCTTCATCGAGCGTGCCGAGCGGGCGGGACGGCATGCCGACCTCGTCATCGCCAACCATGCGCTCGTCCTCGTCAACGCGGCCCGTCAGCGACCCGATTCGCCGACGCGGATCGTGTTCGACGAGGGGCATCACCTGTTCGATGCCGCCGACAGCACCTTCTCCGCCGCGCTGACGGGGCGCGAGGCGATCGAGCTTCGGCGCTGGATCGTGGGTCCGGAGGGCAAGCATCGCGGGCGGCGGCGCGGACTGTCGGCGCGGCTGATGGATCTTGCCAGCTATGACGAGGAAGGCGCGCAGGCGATCGACCAGATCGTCGAGGCGGCGCAGGCGCTGAACAGCGAAGGATGGCCCCAGCGCGTGGCCGAGCGTGACCCGTGGGGACCGTTCGAGAAGCTGTTCGTGGCGGTGCGCGATACGACCTATGCGCGGGCCAAGGCGCAGGACGCGGGTTATGGCCTCGAAACCGCGCTCGTCGATCCCGACGGCGCGCTGGTGGAGGCGGCGAGCGGTGCGTTGGAGGCACTGGAGGCGCTGGCCAAGCCGATGGCAGCCTTGTCGCGGCGGCTGGAAGCGGTGCTGGAAGCCGCGCCCGACTGGCTCGATGCGCCTGCGCGCGCGCGGGTCGAGGGGGCGATCCATTCGCTGGGCTGGCGGCGCGAGGAGGTGGCCGGCTGGATCGCGATGCTGGCGCGGATCGGCGGGCCGGCCGATCCCGACTTCGTCGACTGGCTGGCGGTCGCGCGGGTCGAGGGGCGCGAATATGACGTGGGACTCCATCGCCACTGGCTCGATCCGACCCGCCCGCTGGCGAAGGCGGTGATCGAGCCTGCGCACGGCGTGCTCGTCACCTCCGCGACGCTCAAGAGCGGGGAGGGCGAATGGGACGAGGCGCGCGCCCGCACCGGTGCCGACCATCTCGAAACGCCCGTCCGCACGTTCGAGGCGAAAAGCCCGTTCGACTATGCCGCGAAGACGCAGGTGCTGGTCGTGACCGATGTCGGCCGTGACAATGTCGCTGCGCTGGCGGGCGCCTATGCGCGGCTGATCGAGGCCGCAGGCGGTGGGACGCTGGGCCTTTTTACCGCGATCAAGCGCCTGCGCGCGGTCCATGCGCGCATCGCCGACCGGCTGGCGCGCGCGGGCCTCCCGCTGTTCGCGCAGCATGTCGACCCGATCGACACAGGCACCCTCGTCGACATGTTCCGCGACGATCCGCGCGCCAGTCTGCTCGGCACCGACGCGCTGCGCGACGGGGTCGATGTGCCCGGCGATTCGCTGCGCCTCGTCGTCATGGAACGGGTGCCCTGGCCGCGGCCCACCGTCCTGCACGCAGCGCGGCGGCTCGCGAACGGCGGAAGCGCCTATGACGATCGGGTCGTCCGCGCCAAGCTGGCGCAGGCCTACGGGCGGCTGGTGCGGCGGCAGGGCGACGGCGGAACGTTCGTGCTGCTTTCCGCCGCCAGCCCCTCGCGCCTGATGACTGCCTTTCCCGAAGGCGTTTCGGTCGATCGCGTTCCGCTCGACGAGGCGATTGCGCGGATTGAAGACTTGCGTGCGGTGCGCCACCCTGTGCGCGAAGGAGCCGATGCCGATGCCTGA
- a CDS encoding SixA phosphatase family protein, whose protein sequence is MPDLLLLRHAKSDWKDSSHADMDRPLNPRGQKAARAMGRFLATRPPVDMLWASPAARVQETVRGIRKVTDVLPDQQIVQALYGASVRTLLDLLHQARGQRLLMVGHNPGMHELAMRLSDGRASEARERMLAKYPTGSLAELRFDGEWADLREGGAELTGFTRPRDL, encoded by the coding sequence ATGCCTGATCTCTTGCTGCTGCGTCATGCCAAGTCGGACTGGAAGGACAGCTCGCACGCCGACATGGACCGCCCGCTCAACCCGCGTGGGCAGAAAGCGGCCCGCGCGATGGGGCGCTTCCTCGCCACGCGTCCGCCCGTCGATATGCTGTGGGCCAGCCCGGCGGCGCGGGTGCAGGAGACGGTCCGCGGTATCCGCAAGGTCACCGACGTCCTCCCCGACCAGCAGATCGTGCAGGCGCTGTACGGCGCGAGCGTACGGACGCTGTTGGACCTGTTGCACCAGGCGCGCGGACAGCGATTGCTGATGGTCGGGCACAATCCCGGGATGCATGAGCTTGCCATGCGATTGAGCGACGGGCGGGCGAGCGAGGCGCGCGAACGGATGCTCGCCAAATATCCCACGGGATCGCTGGCCGAACTGCGATTCGACGGCGAATGGGCGGACCTTCGCGAAGGCGGTGCGGAGCTGACGGGCTTCACCCGCCCGCGCGACCTCTAG
- a CDS encoding MerR family transcriptional regulator, whose translation MARATSKDSGAFRTIGELSEEIGVAQHILRYWETKFPQLTPLKRAGNRRYYRPADVETARAIDRLVNREGYTLKGAQKALRTLSDEPDAANHAPTAPVDHADAPAPAVDVAALRALRNRIAAALEA comes from the coding sequence GTGGCCAGGGCCACGTCGAAGGATTCAGGCGCCTTCCGCACCATCGGAGAATTGTCCGAGGAAATCGGCGTGGCGCAGCATATTCTGCGCTACTGGGAAACGAAATTCCCGCAGCTGACACCGCTGAAACGCGCGGGCAATCGCCGCTATTACCGCCCCGCCGACGTCGAAACGGCGCGCGCGATCGACCGCCTGGTCAACCGCGAAGGCTATACGCTCAAGGGCGCGCAGAAGGCGTTGCGCACCCTCTCCGACGAACCCGACGCAGCGAACCATGCCCCGACCGCGCCGGTCGACCATGCCGACGCGCCCGCCCCCGCCGTCGATGTCGCGGCGCTGAGGGCGCTCCGTAATCGAATCGCCGCCGCGCTCGAAGCCTAG
- a CDS encoding integration host factor subunit alpha → MADAGIARASGNATTEPNTMTRADLADVVHLKLGLSRAESASLVERVLAHMCESLSNGDNVKISGFGSFILRDKGERIGRNPKTGVEVPIAPRRVMTFRASQIMRDRIAG, encoded by the coding sequence ATGGCAGATGCAGGCATCGCCCGCGCGAGCGGGAACGCAACCACCGAACCGAACACGATGACGCGCGCGGATCTCGCCGATGTCGTCCACCTCAAGCTCGGCCTCAGCCGCGCGGAGTCGGCCTCGCTGGTCGAGCGGGTGCTCGCGCACATGTGCGAATCGCTGTCGAACGGCGACAATGTGAAGATTTCGGGCTTCGGCAGCTTCATCCTGCGCGACAAGGGCGAGCGGATCGGCCGCAACCCCAAGACCGGCGTCGAAGTGCCGATCGCGCCGCGCCGCGTGATGACCTTCCGCGCCAGCCAGATCATGCGCGACCGGATCGCCGGCTAG